The following proteins are co-located in the Neomonachus schauinslandi chromosome 8, ASM220157v2, whole genome shotgun sequence genome:
- the PHF3 gene encoding PHD finger protein 3 isoform X2: MVFFLSFYRAERHTEVFMDIVDTFNHLIPTEHLDDALFLGSNLENEVCEDFSTSQNVLEDSLKNMLSDKDPMLGSASNQFCLPVLDSNDPNFQMPCSTVVGLDDIMDEGVVKESGNDTIDEEELILPNRNLRDKVEENSVRSPRKSPRLMAQEQVRSLRQSTIAKRSNAAPLNSTKKASGKTVSAPKAGVKHPERCPIKEVSVSPKPEYHKESRRSSRHIGQIEVVPEVSMSSSHSSVSSCLEMKDEAELDSKQKCNNQGEANVPSHELNCSLLSETCVSIEEKKNEALMECKVKTVSSPQFKFSDKEEQNDSIADKTDGTVVEEVREKGKVEQESNETVKLSHEDDQITEEPASSASLSDAAACANPNKTEENLVGLSCSVNEVNKCNLQLKNTMEVADKAKNSLQRNEIEPLGYCKDTESNDKQLESTEFNNSNLEMIDTNAFEPESSILENAICDAPDQNSEQVNIVESLKMESHEIANLQDDRNSQSSSVSCLESKTVKSKQIKPIIHSKQNMTTDTLKKIVAAKHELMHNKTKVNVRSVKRNVDEPESQQNFHRPVKVRKKQVEKDSKIQSCNSGVKSVKNQAHSILKKTSQDQNLVQVPKPSAHSLSDKPHGHPGCSKEPHHPAQTGHLLHSSQKQCHKPQQLAAAMKTNSHVKEELEHIGGVELFKEEDKLKLKKPEKNLQPRQRRSSRSFSLDEPPLFIPDNIATIKREGSDHSSSFESKYMWTPSKQCGFCKKPHGNRFMVGCGRCDDWFHGDCVGLSLCQAQQMGEEDKEYVCVKCCAEEDKKTEIVDSDILENQAKVEVHSEDRTMEYEKLGLSKHTATNDKTKYIEDTVKHKVKILKRESGEGKNSSDCRDSEIKKWQLAPLRKMGQPVLPRRSSEEKSEKMPKETTTVICTGEKGSKPGAHEKQELKKKKIEKGMPNMHPPATSTSKPSADQIRQSVRHSLKDILMKRLTDSNLKVPEEKAAKVATKIEKELFSFFRDTDAKYKNKYRSLMFNLKDPKNNILFKKVLKGEVTPDHLIRMSPEELASKELAAWRRRENRHTIEMIEKEQREVERRPITKITHKGEIEIESDAPMKEQEAAMEIQEPTANKSLEKTEGTEKLKEEIDSMSKDTTSQHRQHLFDLNCKICIGRMAPPVDDLSPKKVKVVVGVSRKHSDNEAESIADALSSTSNILASEFFEEEKQESPKSTFSPAPRPEMPGTVEVESTFLARLNFIWKGFINMPSVAKFVTKAYPVSGSPEYLTEDLPDSIQVGGRISPQTVWDYVEKIKASGTKEICVVRFTPVTEEDQISYTLLFAYFSSRKRYGVAANNMKQVKDMYLIPLGAADKIPHPLVPFDGPGLELHRPNLLLGLIIRQKLKRQHSASASHTAETSESVPTALPPDKKSKIDVSAEETPEEENDFFNSFTTVLHKQRNKPQQTLQEDLPTVIEPLVEVTKQEPPKPLRFLPGVLIGWENQPSTLELANKPLPVDDILQSLLGSTGQVYEQAQSVIEQNTLKEIPFINEQADPKAEKIDKVEAPDGEAKEVKVKVDDLSESTVNSVVVEETSVMGSSSISPGPLASLSLRGKPPDVSTEAFLTNLSIQSKQEETVENKERTLKRQLLQDQENNLQDNRTSNTSSPCRSNVGKGNIDSNVSCSENLVANTTRSPQFINLKRDPRQAAGRSQQITASESKDGDNCRNGEKHILPGLSHKEHLTEQINVEEKLSSVEKNSCVQQGENSGVAQNSPSVENIHTSQTEQAKPLQEDILMQNIETVHPFRRGSTAASSHFEVGNTCQSEFPSKSINFTSRSTSPRTSANFSPMRPQQPNLQHLKSSPPGFPFPGPPNFPPQSMFGFPPHLPPPLLPPPGFGFAQNPMVPWPPVVHLTGQPQRMMGPLSQTSRYIGPQNFYQVKDIRRPERRHSDPWGRPDQQQLDRPFNRGKGDRQRFYSDSHHLKRERHEKEWEQESERHRRRDRTQDKDRDRKSREEGHKDKERARLSHGDRGADGKASRDSRNVDKKPDKPKSEDHEKDKEREKSKHREGEKDRDRYHKDRDHTDRAKSKR, encoded by the exons AACAAGTAAGAAGTTTGCGACAAAGCACTATTGCCAAGCGTTCAAATGCAGCACCTTTAAATAGCACAAAAAAGGCGTCTGGGAAGACTGTGTCTGCCCCTAAAGCAGGGGTGAAACATCCAGAAAGGTGTCCGATTAAAGAAGTTTCTGTGTCACCGAAACCTGAGTACCATAAagagagcagaaggagcagcCGACATATTGGACAAATTGAAGTGGTACCAGAAGTATCAATGTCTTCAAGTCATTCTTCAGTGTCATCTTGTCTTGAAATGAAGGATGAAGCTGAATTAGATTCTAAGCAGAAGTGTAATAATCAGGGAGAAGCAAATGTGCCATCTCATGAATTAAATTGTTCACTCCTTTCAGAGACTTGTGTTAgtattgaagaaaagaaaaatgaagctctGATGGAATGTAAAGTCAAGACTGTTAGTAGCCCACAGTTTAAGTTTTCAGATAAAGAAGAACAGAATGACTCTATTGCAGATAAAACGGATGGCACTGTTGTTGAAGAAGTGAGGGAAAAGGGGAAAGTTGAACAAGAATCAAATGAGACAGTAAAATTATCCCATGAAGATGACCAAATTACTGAGGAACCTGcatcttctgcttctctctctgatgcTGCTGCTTGTGCAAATCCAAATAAGACCGAAGAGAACCTTGTAGGTTTGTCTTGTTCTGTGAATGAAGTGAACAAATGTAATTTGCAATTGAAGAATACCATGGAAGTTGCTGATAAAGCTAAGAACTcccttcaaagaaatgaaatagaaccGTTGGGTTATTGTAAAGACACAGAGTCTAATGATAAGCAGTTGGAGAGCACAGAATTTAATAACTCAAACTTAGAGATGATTGATACTAATGCTTTTGAACCAGAAAGTAGTATTTTAGAAAATGCTATTTGTGATGCACCTGACCAAAATTCAGAACAGGTGAATATTGTTGAAAGTCTTAAAATGGAGTCTCATGAAATAGCAAACCTTCAGGATGATAGAAACAGCCAGTCAAGTAGTGTTTCTTGCTTAGAGTCAAAAACCGTAAAatccaaacaaataaaacctataaTTCATTCTAAGCAAAACATGACCACAGATACTCTGAAAAAAATTGTCGCAGCAAAGCATGAATTAATGCATAACAAAACTAAAGTTAATGTCAGAAGTGTGAAACGAAATGTTGATGAACCAGAATCTCAGCAAAATTTCCATAGGCCGGtcaaagtgagaaaaaaacaagttgaGAAGGATTCAAAAATTCAGAGTTGCAATTCTGGTGTTAAATCTGTGAAAAATCAAGCTCATTCTATATTGAAAAAAACATCACAGGATCAAAATTTAGTACAGGTTCCCAAACCCTCAGCTCATTCTTTGAGTGATAAGCCTCATGGTCACCCTGGTTGCTCTAAAGAACCCCATCATCCTGCACAAACTGGACATTTATTACATTCCAGCCAGAAACAATGCCATAAGCCCCAGCAGCTGGCTGCAGCAATGAAAACCAATAGTCATGTGAAGGAAGAGCTTGAACATATAGGTGGTGTAGAGCTTTTTAAGGAGGAAGATAAACTGAAGCTAAAAAAACCTGAGAAGAACCTACAACCCCGCcagagaagaagcagcagaagtTTTTCTTTGGATGAGCCACCATTGTTCATTCCAGACAACATAGCTACTATAAAAAGAGAAGGCTCAGATCATAGCTCTTCATTTGAAAGCAAATACATGTGGACTCCCAGCAAGCAGTGTGGGTTTTGCAAAAAACCACATGgcaacag GTTTATGGTTGGCTGTGGGAGATGTGATGACTGGTTTCATGGTGATTGTGTTGGTTTAAGTCTTTGTCAAGCACAACAAATGggagaagaagacaaagaatacGTGTGTGTGAAATGTTGTgctgaagaagataaaaagactgaaatagtAGATTCAGATATTTTGGAAAACCAGGCTAAAGTTGAAGTCCATAGTGAAGATAGAACAATGGAATATGAAAAGCTTGGGTTATCAAAGCACACAGCAACAAATGATAAAACCAAATATATAGAAGATACAGTGAAGCACAAGGTCAAAATTTTAAAACGG GAATCTGGTGAAGGCAAAAACTCATCAGACTGTAGagacagtgaaataaaaaaatggcaGCTAGCTCCTCTTCGAAAGATGGGACAACCAGTTTTACCTCGGAGATCctcagaagaaaaaagtgaaaaaatgccAAAAGAGACTACAACTGTTATTTGCACAGGAGAAAAAGGTTCCAAACCAG GGGCTCATGAGAAGCAAGagctaaaaaagaagaaaattgaaaagggAATGCCTAATATGCATCCTCCTGCTACGTCTACTTCCAAGCCTTCTGCAGATCAGATCAGACAAAGTGTCAGACATTCTCTTAAAGACATTCTTATGAAAAG aCTTACAGACTCAAATTTGAAGGTACCAGAGGAAAAAGCAGCAAAAGTTGCcacaaaaattgaaaaagagcttttctctttttttcggGACACAGATGCTAAATATAAGAACAAATACAGAAGTCTGATGTTCAATCTGAAAGATCCTAAAAACAAT atattatttaaaaaagtacTGAAAGGAGAAGTAACCCCTGATCATCTTATAAGAATGAGTCCAGAAGAACTGGCTTCTAAAGAGTTAGCTGCATGGAGACGGAGAGAAAACAGACAT aCCATAGAAATGAttgagaaagagcagagagaagtGGAAAGACGACCAATCACAAAAATAACTCATAAAGGTGAAATTGAAATTGAGAGTGATGCCCCaatgaaagaacaggaagcaGCCATGGAGATacag gaacctaCAGCTAACAAGTCAttggaaaagacagaaggaactgaaaaactaaaagaagagaTTGATTCTATGTCCAAAGATACCACTAGTCAACACAGACAACATCTTTTTGATCTTAACTGTAAAATTTGCATAG GTCGAATGGCACCACCTGTAGATGATCTTTCtccaaaaaaagttaaagttgTTGTTGGAGTATCTCGTAAACATTCAGATAATGAAGCAGAAAGTATAGCAGATGCATTGTCTTCAACCTCAAATATTCTGGCTTCTGAATTCTTTGAAGAGGAGAAACAAGAGTCTCCGAAGTCAACATTCTCTCCTGCTCCACG TCCAGAGATGCCTGGAACTGTTGAAGTTGAGTCTACCTTCCTGGCTCGATTGAACTTCATCTGGAAAGGTTTTATCAACATGCCTTCTGTGGCAAAATTTGTTACCAAAGCCTACCCAGTGTCTGGTTCCCCCGAGTATTTAACAGAG GATCTACCAGATAGTATTCAAGTAGGTGGCAGGATATCGCCTCAGACAGTTTGGGATTATgttgaaaaaattaaagcatcAGGAACCAAG GAAATTTGTGTGGTTCGCTTCACACCCGTAACTGAAGAAGATCAAATTTCTTATACTTTGCTGTTTGCATACTTCAGTAGCAGAAAGCGCTACGGAGTAGCTGCTAACAACATGAAGCAGGTTAAAGATATGTACCTTATTCCTTTGGGTGCTGCAGATAAAATTCCACACCCTCTTGTGCCTTTTGATGGACCTG GGCTTGAACTGCATAGACCTAATCTGTTGTTGGGCTTAATTATCCGTCAGAAACTGAAACGGCAACATAGTGCTAGTGCTAGTCACACAGCTGAGACATCTGAAAGTGTACCAACGGCTTTGCCACCtgataaaaaaagtaaaatagacgTTTCCGCAGAAGAAAcaccagaggaagaaaatgacttttttaattcttttacaaCTGTATTACATAAGCAGAGAAATAAGCCTCAGCAAACTCTTCAGGAAGACCTTCCAACAGTAATTGAACCTTTAGTGGAAGTCACCAAACAGGAGCCACCAAAACCTTTAAGATTCCTTCCTGGGGTATTGATTGGCTGGGAAAATCAGCCTTCTACTCTGGAATTAGCAAATAAACCTCTTCCCGTGGACGATATACTTCAGAGCCTTTTGGGCTCGACTGGTCAGGTATATGAACAGGCTCAATCAGTGATAGAACAGAACACTCTCaaagaaattccatttataaatgagCAAGCCGACCCCAAAGCAGAGAAAATAGATAAAGTGGAAGCACCTGATGGTGAGGCCAAGGAGGTAAAGGTTAAAGTAGATGATCTCTCAGAATCTACAGTTAATTCAGTAGTAGTAGAAGAAACATCAGTAATGGggtcttcttccatttctcctgGACCTTTGGCAAGTCTTAGCCTGAGAGGTAAGCCACCAGATGTTTCTACAGAAGCATTCTTAACAAATTTATCAATTCAGTCAAAACAGGAGGAAACTGTGGAGAATAAAGAGAGAACATTAAAAAGACAGCTGCTGCAAGATCAAGAGAATAATTTGCAAGATAATCGGACTTCAAATACTAGTTCTCCATGCAGGTCTAATGTAGGAAAAGGAAACATAGACAGTAATGTCAGTTGCAGTGAAAACCTTGTTGCTAATACAACAAGGTCGCCACAGTTTATCAACCTGAAACGGGATCCTAGACAAGCAGCAGGACGAAGTCAGCAGATAACTGCTTCAGAAAGCAAAGATGGAGATAATTGCCGGAATGGAGAGAAACACATCCTGCCTGGTCTGTCACACAAGGAGCACTTAACAGAACAAATCAATGTAGAGGAAAAGTTGTCTTCTGTAGAGAAAAACTCATGTGTTCAGCAGGGTGAAAATTCAGGGGTTGCACAAAACTCACCATCGGTAGAAAACATACACACTTCTCAAACAGAACAAGCAAAACCCTTACAGGAGgatattttaatgcaaaatatCGAAACTGTGCACCCGTTTCGAAGAGGATCGACAGCAGCATCATCTCATTTTGAAGTTGGAAACACATGTCAATCAGAATTTCCTTCTAAAAGCATCAACTTTACTTCCAGAAGCACCAGCCCCAGAACAAGTGCAAACTTTTCACCCATGAGGCCACAGCAGCCCAACCTTCAGCATCTCAAGTCTAGCCCCCCTGGATTTCCATTTCCAGGGCCTCCTAATTTTCCCCCACAAAGCATGTTTGGATTTCCACCACATTTACCACCCCCTTTACTTCCCCCTCCAGGCTTTGGCTTTGCTCAAAATCCCATGGTTCCCTGGCCACCTGTTGTTCATCTGACAGGCCAGCCACAACGTATGATGGGTCCCCTTTCACAAACATCAAGGTATATAGGCCCACAAAATTTTTACCAGGTTAAAGACATTCGAAGACCAGAAAGGCGCCATAGTGACCCTTGGGGTAGGCCAGATCAACAGCAACTGGATAGGCCATTTAATAGAGGTAAAGGAGATCGACAGAGATTTTATAGTGATTCACACCATTTGAAAAGAGAGCGACATGAAAAGGAATGGGAGCAAGAATCTGAAAGGCATAGACGCAGAGACAGAACCCAAGACaaggacagagacagaaaaagcagggaggaagggcacaaagataaagagagggCACGGTTATCACATGGTGATCGAGGAGCAGATGGAAAAGCAAGCCGGGATAGTAGGAATGTAGACAAGAAACCAGATAAACCTAAAAGTGAAGACCATGAAAAGGACAAAGAACGAGAGAAAAGTAAAcatagagaaggagaaaaggacagAGATAGGTACCACAAAGATAGGGACCACACTGACAGAGCTAAAAGCAAAAGGTAA